The nucleotide window ACCGCCAGTCCACCGACCGCGACGACCGCGAACAGTGTGATCGCCACCGCCCAGGTGAGCGACCGCCGACCCGAGGACACGGTGGTCACGAGACTCCCCCCGGGGCCCTACCCCCCACCCGTCTATCGATTCGAGCGAAACAATCGGTATTCACAACCATATCGAGCGGAATGACCGATCGGCCACGCTTAAACCTACCGTCACACCACCGGCAAAAATGGACGAGTTCAAATTATTCCCCGCTTCAGATTGCGAAACAAACACACAGGCCGCATTCACCCACGGATCTGCGCGTTTCCGATCGCAGAATGCGAGAGTCAGTCCGCCGCGTCGATCAGCGCGATCACGTCGTCGGCGGGTTGGAACCCGTCGGCGACGCGCTCGACCGGTTCGCCGTCACGAAAGACGACCAGGAGCGGGACGCTCTGGACCGCAAAGCGCTCGACCAGTGGCGGATCGTCACGCGGGTTGATCGTCGCGACGACGGCGTCGGCCTCCTGGGCGACGATCCCCAGCACTGGCTCCATCGAGGCACAGACGCCACAGCCGTCGGTGTAGAACTCCACGAGAACCGTCTCGTAGGTGTCGATCAGTGCGTCGAGGGCGTCGCCGTCGTCGAGTGCGACCGGCCGGTCCGGCGGGTCGTCGGCGTCGAACGTCTGGGCCATGTCCCGATCCACGGCCTCCAGCACCAAACCAGTACGGCCCGTCACTGCACACCGAGGCCGGTCGAGAACGCGGTGTAGACCACGAACCCGACGACAATCGAGGTGACGAGCGTGATCACCCAGAACGTGAGCGTGACGCCGATCTTCCGGCGGGAGACGCCCGCCGATCCGGCCGCGAGGCCACCGCCGATCACGCCCGAGATGATGATGTTGTTAAAGGAGACGGGGATGCCCAGCAGGATGGCGGCCTGCGCGATCAAAAAGCCCGGCACGAGCGCGGCGATCGAGCGGCGCTCGCCCAGTTGAGCGTACTCCCGCGAGGTGGCCTGAAGCAGGCGCGGGGCGCCCATCCACGCGCCCGCGAGGATGCCGCCCGCCCCGAGTGCGAGCAAGACGATCGCGGGCAGGCCCAACTGATCGGCAAAGAGTGCCTCCAGTGGCCCCGTCGCCAGACCGACCTGACTGCCCCCACCCGAAAAGGCGACGACGCTGCCGAGCGCGATCAACAGCGTCCGGATGCCGCGCTCGTGTGAGTCCTGTGTGCGCCGGCGGATCGCGACGAAGGCGAGGACGGCCATCCCGACCGTGACTGCAAGGACGCTTGGCTCGACCGGGCCGAGCCTCGGCGCGTCGACGATCATCGCCACGGTGCCCGCCAGCGAGTTCTGACTCGCCTCCGGCGGGGACGGCAACACGCCCAACTGGACGTTCGCGACGATGGCCGCCACGCCCGCCGCGATGACGGGGATCGCCACCGTCTCCGGAACGCGGTCGTCTCGGAGCATGCGCGCCGTGCCGTACGCGGTCGACCCCGAGACGATCGGCACCATCAGCCAGAACGTGCCCAACCGCCGGTAGGTCGCGAACGCGGGGTCGCCGCCGAGCGCGAGGCCCACCCCGACCATCGCGCCGGTCGTCGCGAACGCCGCCGGCACGGGATAACCGGTCTTTACGCCGACGACGATGAAGCCCGCCGCGGTCAGGAGTCCCGCCGTCGCCGCCAGCGGCGAAATCTGGACGCCCCCGATCAGGTCCCGACCGACCGTCTCGGAGATCGATCCGCCCTGGGTGAGCGCTCCCAGCGCGGCGAGGATCCCGACGAGAAACGCGGCGCGCATCGTCGAGATGGCGTTCGCACCGATCGCCGGCGCGAACGGTGGCGAGTTCGAACTCGCGCCGAGCGCCCACGCCATGCCAAGCCCCGCGAGCGTCGCGAGCGCGATCAGCACCCAGGCAGTCAGCGCCACGCGCTCGGCCCTCCATTCGACGGGCGAGACGTCCCGACGCCCTCCTCGCGTCCGCACATGACGGGTCCTTCGAGGGGACGCCCTGTTAACGATTTGCCCCGGCTGGTGTGTCCGATCCGGTACTCCACCACTCTCCGACTCGTTCGCCAGATTTGTATTCGAAGAAATAGAAACCTGTACGCGGGAGTGGACGGTATGAAACGACTGCAGTACGCACTCGTGGCCCTCGTTGTATTTGGTCTCCTCGGCGGGCTCGGAGTGTATGCCCTGCACGCGGATCCCGTTCCGGACGAGATGAGCGTCGATCACCGGTACGTGCCCGGCGACGTGCTCACCGAATCCGCGACGGCCGATCTCTCCGCGCTGGGGCCCGGCGCGTCCCGTCACCTCCACCTCACCGAGCGATCGGCGGCCCGCCAGTCGGTCGACGGACCGGTCGCGACGGCGTTCGTCGACGGCACCGACTTCTCGACGTCGTCGATCGTCGTCGTCCAGATCGAGGGCTCCTCGACCCCACAGCTTCGCTTCGAATCCCTGCGCCGGACGCCCGACGGGATCCGTCTCGACGTAGCCCTGACGACCTGGGAGCCACGGACCGACGACCGGGCCGTGCATACGCTGTTGGTGCGGATCACCGACCACGAACGCGGGGCCATCGAGTCCGTCGACGTTCGAGTCTCGGGGCAGTCGTTGCAGCCGACGATTCCGTTCTTTTGAGCGGTGAGAGTCAGTCCTCCGCGTCGGACTCGATGGTCGATGGACCATCATCCGTTTCCCGATGGGTCGACAATG belongs to Halococcoides cellulosivorans and includes:
- a CDS encoding inorganic phosphate transporter; amino-acid sequence: MAWALGASSNSPPFAPAIGANAISTMRAAFLVGILAALGALTQGGSISETVGRDLIGGVQISPLAATAGLLTAAGFIVVGVKTGYPVPAAFATTGAMVGVGLALGGDPAFATYRRLGTFWLMVPIVSGSTAYGTARMLRDDRVPETVAIPVIAAGVAAIVANVQLGVLPSPPEASQNSLAGTVAMIVDAPRLGPVEPSVLAVTVGMAVLAFVAIRRRTQDSHERGIRTLLIALGSVVAFSGGGSQVGLATGPLEALFADQLGLPAIVLLALGAGGILAGAWMGAPRLLQATSREYAQLGERRSIAALVPGFLIAQAAILLGIPVSFNNIIISGVIGGGLAAGSAGVSRRKIGVTLTFWVITLVTSIVVGFVVYTAFSTGLGVQ
- a CDS encoding thioredoxin family protein, with the protein product MAQTFDADDPPDRPVALDDGDALDALIDTYETVLVEFYTDGCGVCASMEPVLGIVAQEADAVVATINPRDDPPLVERFAVQSVPLLVVFRDGEPVERVADGFQPADDVIALIDAAD